A stretch of Phragmites australis chromosome 12, lpPhrAust1.1, whole genome shotgun sequence DNA encodes these proteins:
- the LOC133887138 gene encoding purple acid phosphatase 22-like, producing the protein MLPSVSAAEEYVRPPPRPPVVIVEHDKPASHPQQLHISTVGASSMRISWVTEDRSAQSVVDYGISPGKYTASETGYHTTYQFLSYKSGAIHHVTIGPLEPSTTYYYRCGKAGDEFSLRTPPATLPIEFIIIGDVGQTGWTASTLSHIGAAGYDILLLPGDLSYADTRQELWDLWGRLVQPLASSRPWMVTAGNHERETLREPKLRRFVAYNSRWRMPHEESGSRSNLYYSFDAAAGAVHVVMLGSYTEFEEGSEQHAWLERDLAAVDRRRTPWLVVLMHVPWYSTNRSHQGEGESMRRAMERLLYKAHVDVVFAAHIHAYERFTRIFDNEADSQGPMYITIGDGGNSNAHKFIGDHKSAHLSMFREASFGHGLLRIVNETSAVWTWHSNDDEYTTIRDEVWLKSLASAESALPTNAGRHTEEL; encoded by the exons ATGTTGCCGTCCGTCAGCGCCGCTGAAGAGTAtgtccggccgccgccgcgaccGCCCGTGGTCATTGTTGAGCACGACAAGCCGGCATCCCATCCTCAACAG CTGCACATTTCAACCGTGGGAGCGAGCAGCATGAGGATTTCGTGGGTCACCGAGGACCGGAGCGCGCAGTCCGTGGTGGACTACGGGATATCACCGGGAAAATACACGGCTTCCGAGACGGGCTACCACACCACGTACCAGTTCTTATCCTACAAATCCGGCGCCATACACCACGTCACCATCGGCCCGCTCGAGCCAAGCACGACTTACTACTACCGGTGCGGTAAGGCCGGCGATGAGTTCAGCCTCCGGACTCCTCCGGCCACCCTGCCCATCGAGTTCATTATCATCG GTGACGTGGGGCAGACGGGATGGACGGCGTCCACGTTGTCCCACATCGGCGCCGCCGGCTACGACATCCTGCTGCTCCCAGGCGACCTGTCCTACGCGGACACTAGGCAGGAGCTGTGGGACTTGTGGGGGCGGCTGGTGCAGCCGCTGGCGAGCTCACGGCCGTGGATGGTGACGGCGGGCAACCACGAGAGGGAGACGCTGCGCGAACCCAAGCTGCGCCGATTCGTTGCCTACAACTCGCGGTGGCGCATGCCGCACGAGGAGAGCGGCTCGCGCTCCAACCTCTACTACTCCTTCGACGCGGCCGCCGGCGCGGTGCACGTCGTGATGCTGGGATCGTACACGGAATTTGAGGAGGGGTCGGAGCAGCACGCCTGGCTGGAGAGGGACCTGGCGGCGGTGGACAGGCGGAGGACGCCGTGGCTGGTGGTGCTGATGCACGTGCCGTGGTACAGCACCAACAGGTCGCACCAGGGCGAGGGCGAGAGCATGCGCAGGGCCATGGAGCGCCTGCTCTACAAGGCGCACGTCGACGTCGTCTTCGCCGCCCACATCCATGCCTACGAGCGCTTT ACGAGGATTTTCGACAATGAGGCCGACAGCCAGGGCCCGATGTACATCACGATTGGCGACGGAGGTAACAGTAATGCTCACAA GTTCATCGGTGACCACAAGTCAGCGCACCTGTCGATGTTCCGGGAGGCAAGCTTCGGACACGGACTGCTGAGGATCGTGAATGAGACGAGCGCCGTCTGGACATGGCACAGCAACGACGACGAATACACAACAATCCGCGACGAGGTGTGGCTGAAAAGTTTGGCCAGCGCAGAATCGGCCCTACCAACAAACGCCGGTCGTCACACCGAGGAGTTGTAG